Genomic window (Candidatus Omnitrophota bacterium):
AATTACGCCTCGCCTGTCACTTACGGGTCTTCCGGCAAGCCGGTTTCCAATAATGTGAAAGTCACTATCGGGACGGCCGGTAAAATTTTTTCAAATGACGGGTTTACGCCGCTTAAACAGCAGGCGTCTTCCCGTGAGTTTAAATGCCCTTTGCTTGAAGGGACAGTCAGCGAATGCATAGGCTGCGCGCAGTGCGTTGTCACCCGTCCTGAGGACGTAAAGGCGATAATGCAGGCTGGCGCCTCAAGGATATCGGCTCTGCATCCGGAAAACGGATCCTATGATTCGATCCTCGCCTCGATGATAGATCACACGCTCCTTAAAGCCAATGCCACCCAGGAACAGGTAGGGAAATTGTGCGAAGAGGCTAAAAAATATCATTTTGCAAC
Coding sequences:
- a CDS encoding 2-deoxyribose-5-phosphate aldolase (catalyzes the formation of D-glyceraldehyde 3-phosphate and acetaldehyde from 2-deoxy-D-ribose-5-phosphate), producing the protein MIDHTLLKANATQEQVGKLCEEAKKYHFAT